A region of Vitis vinifera cultivar Pinot Noir 40024 chromosome 15, ASM3070453v1 DNA encodes the following proteins:
- the LOC100265748 gene encoding uncharacterized protein LOC100265748: MFNLKDAEEPNAAPSHPVSLLVKQIEDEIDEANQVKKVEMEGINEESVLDIDGLESQLCTAMPKPPIPRSASDSLISKLHLPSSSRSFSSSLPSSRPSSSWRKRVFKQALSSPGKNNLSRHSDLTEESLEAYNRRNEFSPSPYYRGLTDSSLYISRQRAPSSPGRESHATTVATSSSISTLIIKVQKWTTTCFTSKSGRGEEDDVKKPRVEAKPAASSSSSSKSRGTVLTVMKEESCSLGISNDVVSVNPEKPLRERVSEVEVPAPIISRKKVVFAENGETVSDEKGKNKDFTWADKYRPKALSDFICNRDKAVQLQDLVKVEQHPHFIFEGLAGVGKKTMISAFLREVFGHDRVQTREECKEFYLKGESIRSIRVNVKVSCHHIEVNLSDLKGYEKQVIVQLIHETGNNRANKAVRVNQEVQSIVLYEAEKLSTEALLYFKWLLDKYEGHNMVFFSCSDTSKLQPIKSLCTMVQLLPPSDEEIVEVLELIAKQESINLPRELAEKIVGNSKNNLRQAIRSFEATWKFKYPFEEDQEIRTGWEDDIARIAKNIIEEQTPKQLYNIRGKLQKLTEHNVASEFIYKTLVAQLKMQLNCSYLQIRFDSIFDDYYREEGSMQKEDGSMLETDRSFVRNRHEEMGKRLNDPTRKNAHDVLKIED, translated from the exons ATGTTCAACTTAAAAGATGCGGAAGAGCCCAATGCGGCTCCAAGTCATCCAGTGTCTCTGTTGGTGAAACAAATAGAAGATGAGATCGATGAAGCAAATCAAGTGAAAAAGGTGGAAATGGAAGGCATAAATGAGGAGTCTGTCTTGGATATTGATGGCCTAGAG TCGCAGCTCTGCACTGCAATGCCGAAGCCACCCATCCCTCGCTCCGCCTCCGACTCCCTCATCTCCAAATTGCACCTCCCTTCATCTTCCCGGTCTTTCAGTTCATCCCTCCCCTCCTCCAGGCCTTCCTCTTCCTGGAGGAAGAGAGTATTCAAACAAGCGTTGTCCAGCCCCGGGAAGAACAATTTATCAAGGCATTCGGACTTGACAGAAGAGAGCCTCGAGGCATATAACAGGAGGAACGAATTCAGTCCCAGTCCTTACTACAGAGGCCTCACCGATTCCTCCCTTTATATAAGCCGGCAGCGCGCACCCAGCAGTCCTGGAAGGGAGAGCCATGCAACCACTGTTGCCACTTCAAGCTCTATCTCCACCTTAATTATTAAGGTGCAAAAGTGGACTACCACTTGCTTCACCTCCAAAAGTGGTAGAGGAGAAGAAGATGACGTTAAGAAACCAAGAGTGGAGGCAAAGCCTGctgcttcatcatcatcatcatccaagAGTAGAGGGACAGTATTGACAGTAATGAAGGAAGAGAGTTGCAGCTTGGGGATCAGCAATGATGTTGTATCGGTTAACCCGGAGAAGCCATTGAGGGAGAGAGTATCAGAGGTAGAGGTTCCCGCACCGATAATATCACGAAAAAAGGTAGTTTTTGCGGAGAACGGTGAGACCGTGAGTGATGAGAAAGGAAAGAATAAGGATTTCACATGGGCTGACAAGTATCGGCCCAAGGCTCTGTCAGACTTCATTTGCAATCGAGACAAGGCAGTTCAGCTCCAGGATTTG GTGAAAGTGGAACAGCATCCTCACTTCATATTTGAAGGACTTGCAGGGGTGGGAAAAAAGACCATGATATCCGCTTTTCTTCGAGAAGTGTTCGGACACGACAGAGTACAG ACAAGGGAGGAGTGTAAGGAATTTTACTTGAAG GGTGAATCAATACGTAGCATCCGAGTAAATGTGAAGGTATCTTGTCATCACATAGAGGTCAATCTCTCTGACCTAAAAGGGTACGAGAAGCAAGTCATTGTTCAACTTATCCACGAAACAGGCAACAACAGAGCCAACAAGGCTGTGCGTGTCAACCAGGAAGTCCAGT CAATTGTTCTGTACGAAGCAGAGAAGTTATCAACAGAGGCGCTACTATATTTCAAGTGGCTACTAGACAAGTATGAAGGGCATAACATGGTCTTCTTTAGCTGCTCCGATACCTCAAAGCTTCAGCCAATTAAGTCACTCTGCACTATGGTTCAGCTTCTCCCACCATCTGATGAGGAG ATTGTTGAAGTCTTGGAGCTTATAGCTAAACAAGAAAGCATCAATTTGCCACGAGAATTGGCTGAAAAGATTGTGGGAAACTCTAAGAACAACCTCCGTCAAGCTATTCGTTCCTTTGAGGCTACCTGGAAGTTCAA GTATCCCTTCGAGGAAGATCAAGAAATTAGGACCGGGTGGGAAGATGATATTGCCAGGATTGCAAAGAATATCATTGAGGAACAAACCCCCAAGCA GTTGTATAACATCAGAGGAAAGCTCCAAAAACTTACAGAGCACAATGTAGCTTCTGAGTTCATTTACAAA ACTCTGGTTGCACAACTTAAGATGCAGTTAAACTGCAGCTACTTACAAATCCGATTCGACAGCATATTTGATGATTACTAT AGGGAAGAAGGAAGCATGCAGAAGGAAGATGGAAGCATGCTTGAAACTGATCGTTCATTTGTGCGTAATCGGCATGAGGAAATGGGCAAACGCCTTAATGACCCCACGAGAAAAAATGCTCATGATGTGTTGAAGATCGAAG ATTGA